From the genome of Streptomyces sp. V2I9:
CTCCACACTGCCTATGTGTTCAGCAGCGGGTGACAGCCCATGACGACTGCCGGGTTTCCCCATTCGGAAACCCCCGGATCAAAGCTTGGTTGACAGCTCCCCGGGGACTATCGTGGCCTCCCACGTCCTTCATCGGTTCCTGGTGCCAAGGCATCCACCGTGCGCCCTTAAAAACTTGGCCACAGATGCTCGCGTCCACTGTGCAGTTCTCAAACAACGACCAGCCACCCATCACCCCGCCCGAACAGGCGAGTTCACTGGGGCCGGCAACCGAAGGACAGCCACAATCGGCCGTACCCTCAGACACCCAACAACGTGCCCGACACGATCCATCCGTCTCCGCGTTCCACGCTCCGAGGAGCAGTACTGACAGAAACCGACCGACCGTGCCGAATAGTCAACGTTCCACCCATGAGCAACCAGCACCGAACACTCGCCGGTGTACTGGCCTCTGACCACACCCCGAAGGACATGGTGAGAAGTGCTCCTTAGAAAGGAGGTGATCCAGCCGCACCTTCCGGTACGGCTACCTTGTTACGACTTCGTCCCAATCGCCAGTCCCACCTTCGACAGCTCCCTCCCACAAGGGGTTGGGCCACCGGCTTCGGGTGTTACCGACTTTCGTGACGTGACGGGCGGTGTGTACAAGGCCCGGGAACGTATTCACCGCAGCAATGCTGATCTGCGATTACTAGCAACTCCGACTTCATGGGGTCGAGTTGCAGACCCCAATCCGAACTGAGACCGGCTTTTTGAGATTCGCTCCGCCTCGCGGCATCGCAGCTCATTGTACCGGCCATTGTAGCACGTGTGCAGCCCAAGACATAAGGGGCATGATGACTTGACGTCGTCCCCACCTTCCTCCGAGTTGACCCCGGCAGTCTCCTGTGAGTCCCCATCACCCCGAAGGGCATGCTGGCAACACAGAACAAGGGTTGCGCTCGTTGCGGGACTTAACCCAACATCTCACGACACGAGCTGACGACAGCCATGCACCACCTGTATACCGACCACAAGGGGGGCACCATCTCTGATGCTTTCCGGTATATGTCAAGCCTTGGTAAGGTTCTTCGCGTTGCGTCGAATTAAGCCACATGCTCCGCTGCTTGTGCGGGCCCCCGTCAATTCCTTTGAGTTTTAGCCTTGCGGCCGTACTCCCCAGGCGGGGAACTTAATGCGTTAGCTGCGGCACCGACGACGTGGAATGTCGCCAACACCTAGTTCCCAACGTTTACGGCGTGGACTACCAGGGTATCTAATCCTGTTCGCTCCCCACGCTTTCGCTCCTCAGCGTCAGTAATGGCCCAGAGATCCGCCTTCGCCACCGGTGTTCCTCCTGATATCTGCGCATTTCACCGCTACACCAGGAATTCCGATCTCCCCTACCACACTCTAGCTAGCCCGTATCGAATGCAGACCCGGGGTTAAGCCCCGGGCTTTCACATCCGACGTGACAAGCCGCCTACGAGCTCTTTACGCCCAATAATTCCGGACAACGCTTGCGCCCTACGTATTACCGCGGCTGCTGGCACGTAGTTAGCCGGCGCTTCTTCTGCAGGTACCGTCACTTGCGCTTCTTCCCTGCTGAAAGAGGTTTACAACCCGAAGGCCGTCATCCCTCACGCGGCGTCGCTGCATCAGGCTTTCGCCCATTGTGCAATATTCCCCACTGCTGCCTCCCGTAGGAGTCTGGGCCGTGTCTCAGTCCCAGTGTGGCCGGTCGCCCTCTCAGGCCGGCTACCCGTCGTCGCCTTGGTAGGCCATTACCCCACCAACAAGCTGATAGGCCGCGGGCTCATCCTTCACCGCCGGAGCTTTCAACCCCGTCCCATGCGGGACAGAGTATTATCCGGTATTAGACCCCGTTTCCAGGGCTTGTCCCAGAGTGAAGGGCAGATTGCCCACGTGTTACTCACCCGTTCGCCACTAATCCACCCCGAAGGGCTTCATCGTTCGACTTGCATGTGTTAAGCACGCCGCCAGCGTTCGTCCTGAGCCAGGATCAAACTCTCCGTGAATGTTTACCCGTGATCGGGTGCACACCACGAGAGCGGAACAACCGGTCGGAATAAGACCCGTTGTTCACAGCGTCCTCGCTGTGTTGTCGCCCACCGGCCACCGAAGTGACCCTGTGGGACTTTTCAAAGGAACCACCAACCTGCACCAGGTGCAGGCCGGGGTATCAACATATCTGGCGTTGACTTTTGGCACGCTGTTGAGTTCTCAAGGAACGGACGCTTCCTTCGGTCCCGTTTCACCGGGCCCCTCCGGGCGCTTCCCTTCGTTTACTGCTTTGTCCTGCTGTCTTGCGTTTCCGACTCTATCAGACTCTTTCGTGTCCGATTCCCGGTCGAAGCGGGGCCGCTTTCCAGGTCCTTCGCTTTCGCGTTTTCCCTTTCCGGCGAGTCCGACTCTATCAGATCCTTTCGGGCCTGATTCCCAGTCAGCGGGGTTTGCCTTCCCGGCTGTTGGGCCGTTCCGACGCCCAAACTCTAGCGGATTCCCCCGGCGGCTCATAATCGGGCCTTCGTCATGAATTCCGGCATGCCGAAATCATCCCGAGTGGGAGATCGTGCTGAAGTTTGATTGCCGCGTTCGCGGCGGGATGGCTGCCCCGGAACCGTCCGGCTCCGTGACAACTCGGAGAACACTACGCAACCACCAAGGGTGTGTCAACCCTCCCCAGGTGGCCTCCGCGCCCGCTCCGCGATCCTTCCGGTTCCGGCCGTCAGTCCAGGTCGGTGAGGCGGCCGCCGGCGTCCGGTTGGGCGTGCTCCACCCTGCGCAGCAGGCGGACCAGCAGTTCGCCGAGGACTCCGCGTTCGTCGCCGGAGAGGTCCTGGAGGAGGTCCTCCTCGAAATCGGTCGCCATGCGCATCGCCTCGAGCCACTTCGTACGGCCTTCGTCGGTCAGCTCGACGATGACGCGGACCCGGTTGTTCTCGTCGCGGTCGCGGGTGACCAGGCCCTCGCCGGCCATCCGGTCGATGCGGTGCGTCATGGCCGCCGGAGTGAGGCCGAGGCGCTTCGCCAGCTCGCCGGGGCCCAGCCGGTAGGGAGTGCCCGAGAGGACCAGGGTCTTGAGGACCTCCCACTCGGCGTTGCTGATGCCGAGCGCGGCGAGCTGCCGCCCGTACGCGACGTTCATCCGGCGGTTCAGCCGGCCCAGCGCGGAGACGACCTGTTCGACCTGGGGGTCGAGGTCGCGGAACTCGCGCTGGTACGCGGCGATCTGTTCGTCGAGGCTCGGCTCGCCGACGGCGGGCTCCTCGGTGCTCTCGGACATGGCGGGCAGTATGGCACGCCCCCTCGCCCTGAAGTCCTTCATCGTGAAGTTTTCACCTTCGAAGTTTAGTGCTAAAGTCTTCGAGTCTGATTTCTTACGGGTCGGACCCCGTTCCCCGGCGATCCGGCGATCGGTCCTTCGAGATCTTGAGGTAGGTGAGTGTGACCAGGGAGATGGGCGCAGCGCTGCGGCGGATCCAGCTGGGCAGCGCGCTGAGCGCGTTCGGGCTCGGGTTCACCGTTCCGTACCTGTACGTCTACGTGGCGCAGGTGCGGGATCTGGGCGCCGGGACGGCGGGAGTCGTCCTGGCCGTCTTCGCGATGGCGGCGCTGGCCGTTCTGCCGTTCACCGGGCGGGCCATCGACCGGCGGGGCCCGTTGCCCGTGCTGCTGGTGGCCTCCGGTCTGGCCTCCGTGGGCGCCGCCGCCCTGGGATTCGCGAGCAGCGTTCCGGCGGCCGTGCCGGCCGCCGCGATCCTGGGCGCGGGCACCGCCGTCATGCAGCCGGCCCTCGCCACGATGCTCGTGTGGTGCTCCAGCGCCGCGACCCGGACGCGCGCCTTCGCCATGCAGTTCTTCCTGCAGAACCTCGGCCTCGGCCTCGGCGGACTCGTCGGCGGGCAGCTGGTGGACGTGAGCCGTCCGGCGAGCTTCACCCTGCTGTTCCTGATCGAGGCCGCGATGTTCGTGGTGCTCGGTGTCACCGTGACCACGGTGCGCATGCCCCGTCCCGCTGCGCTCGGCGGCGTGCGGCCCACCGACGCGTCGGCCGCGAAGGGCGGCGGGCTGCGCGCGCTGCTCGCGCACCGGGCCATGGTCCAGCTGTGCGTGCTCGGGTTCGTGCTGTTCTTCGCCTGCTACGGGCAGTTCGAGTCCGGCCTGGCCGCGTACGGCACGGAGGCCGCCGGGATCGATCCGTCCACCCTCGGCTTCGCGCTGGCCGCCAACACCGCGGTCATCGTCGTCGCGCAGTTCGTCGTGCTGCGGCTCGTGGAGCGGCGGCGGCGCACGCGGGTCATCGCCGCGGTCGGCCTGATCTGGGCGTTCGCCTGGATCGTGGCGGGGTACGCGGGTCTGGGCCATGGCAGCCGGACCATGGCGACGGCCGCGTTCATCTCGACGTACGCGCTGTTCGGGCTGGGTGAGGCGATGCTGTCGCCGACCGTCGCCCCGCTGGTCGCCGATCTGGCGCCGGAGTCGATGGTCGGGCAGTACAACTCGGCGTTCGCCCTGTGCAAGCAGCTCGCGCTGGCGGTCGGTCCGGCCGTCGGCGGTCCGATGGGGGCATCGCTGCACGGTCCGTACATCGTGACGTTCGTGCTGTTCTCGCTGGGCATCACGGTGCTCGCGCTGCGGCTGGGACGCCGGCTCACCCCCGTACAGGATCAGCCGTCGCTCGCCCACGTGCCGTCGCGGGTGGTGGCGGTGTCGCTGCCCGAGGGCGGAGAGGTCGTGGGGAACGCTCCGGCTCCCGCCGCGGCCGCCTCTGCCCCGGCCGGTCACTGACCGGGGCCCCGGCCCCCCTGTTCCGTGTTCGCCCTGCTCACTGCGGCAGGGCGAACTCGCACCAGACCGCCTTGCCGCCCCCCGGAGTACGGCGGCTGCCCCACGAGGTGGCGATCGAGGCGATGATCGAGATGCCGCGTCCCGCCTCGTCCGCCGGTTCGGCCTGGCGGCGGCGCGGCAGGTGGTCGTCGCCGTCGGTGACCTCGATGATCAGGCGGCGGTCCGTACGTCTCAGCCCCAGGCGCATCGGCGGTGTGCCGTGCTGGAGGGAGTTGGCGACCAGCTCGCTGGTGGCGAGCACGCCCAGATCGCGCAGCTCGACCGGGAAGCGCCAGGAGGTCAGCACCCCGGTGGCGAAGGCGCGGGCGCGCGGGGCGGCCTCGATACCGCCCAGGAGGTCGAGCGCCGCGTTGTGGAACAGCTCCGCGTGCGCCCCCGTGCGCGCGGGGTGCTGGACGACCAGGACCGCCACGTCGTCGTCGTGCTCGGCGGTCACGCCGAGGGAGCGGATCAGCCGGTCGCAGACCACCTGCGGTGAGCCCTTGGCGCCGGAGAGGGCGCGGGCCAGGGCGGCGACGCCCTCGTCGATGTCTTCGCTGCGCCGTTCGACCAGCCCGTCCGTATAGAGGACGGCGGTGGAGCCGGGCGGCAGCGCGATCGTCCCGGAGGTGTGCACCCAGCCGCCGGTGCCGAGCGGAGGGCCGGTGGGGTCGGCGGCCCGGTGGACCGTGCCGTCCTCGTCGCTGACGAGGATCGGGAGGTGCCCGGCGGAGGCGTAGACGAGCTGCTCCTCGTTGGGGTCGTGGACGGCGTAGACGCAGGTCGCGATCTGGCTGGCGTCGATCTCGGCGGCGAGGACGTCCAGCAGCTGGATGACCTCGTGCGGCGGGAGGTCGAGGCGGGCGTAGGCGCGGACCGCCGTGCGGAGCTGTCCCATCACGGCGGCGGCCCGGACCCCGCGGCCCATCACGTCGCCGATGACGAGGGCGGTGCGCCCCGCGCCGAGGGTGATGACGTCGTACCAGTCGCCTCCGACGGCGGCGTCGGTGCCGCCGGGCTGGTAGGTGGCGGCGATACGGAGGTCGTCGGGCTGCTCCAGCTCCTGCGGGAGCAGGGAGCGCTGGAGGGTGACGGCCGTCTCGCGGTGGCGGCGCTCGCTGGTGCGCAGGCGTTCGGCGGCCTCGGCGTGGTCGGTGACGTCGGCGGCGTAGACGAGGACGCCCTTCTCTCCGGCGACCGGGGTGCAGGTGACGGTGTACGAGCCCCCTCCGGGGGTTCTGCGGGACTTGACCGTGCGGGCGGTGCCGCTGCGCAGGACCTGGTCGAGCAGGGGGAGCACGCTGAGCTGGGCGAGCTCGGGCATGGCCGCGGCGGCGGGGACGCCGGACGGGCGGGGGCCGAACGCGGTCGCGTAGGCGTCGTTGACGTAGGCGATCCGGTGGTCGGGGCCGTGCAGCAGGGCGACGGGGGCGGGGAGCCGGCCGAGGATCTCGCAGGCGGACAGGTCGTCGAGGGCGGGTCCGGGGACGGCCTCCGGCGCGGCGTGGTCGCCGGGCGCCGGGGAGGCGTCGTCCGGCGGGGCGGGCGAGCCGTCCGGGCGGGCGGACTCGGCTCGGGCGGCCGGCACAGGACTGCGGTCGTCCCGTGCGGCGGCGGCTCGGCGCTGCGTTCCGGGAAGGCGGGCGCTCCAACGCGTGAAGTTCACGGTATTTCTGGCCTCGTGTGTCGGTCTGGTCCGCTCGGGCGGGCTGCTTCTTCTGCCGTTGTTCGGTGCACCGGGGGCCGTCCCCCGGGAAGGCGCAGCCGGGCCTCGTCGTGCTGGCGGTGCGTCGCTGCTGGTCACTGTTGGTCACTGCCGACCGGGTCACTCTGTGCAGGTGTGGGCCCACCTATGGTCACACGTCCAGTGTGACCGACCGTACTGACAGTTGCCGTTCCGCCGCCCCGTCGACGGCCCGTCAGCAGTCCTTCAGCCGCCCGTCCGACGGTGCTCCGGCGGTTCCTCCCCGTCTCCGGGGCGGCCGGGGCGGGGAATCTCCGGAGTGACGGAGCCGCCCGCCGCGAGGGCGAACTCGGCGCGGGGGTGCTCCAGCGAACCGAGGGAGACGATCTCCCGTTTGAAGAGGCCGGACAGGGTCCATTCGGCAAGGACGCGCGCCTTCCGGTTGAACGTCGGCACCCGGCTGAGGTGGTACACGCGGTGCATCAGCCAGGCCGGGTAGCCCTTGAGCTTGCGGCCGTAGACATGGGCGACGCCCTTGTGCAGGCCGAGGGAGGCGACGGACCCGGCGTACGCGTGCCGGTACTCCTCCAGCGGCCGGCCGTCGATCGAGGCGAGGACGTTGTCGGCGAGGACCTTCGCCTGGCGCACCGCGTGCTGGGCGTTGGGCGCGGTCTCGCGCCCCGGTTCCGAGGCTGTCAGGTCGGGTACGGCCGCGGCGTCGCCGGCGGCCCAGGCGTGCGGCGTGCCCTCGACTCCGAGGGAGGCGGTGCAGCGGAGCCGGCCGCGTTCGGTGAGGGGCAGGCCGGTGGCGGCCAGCAGCGGGGCCGGTCTGACGCCCGCGGTCCAGACGAGGGTCCGGGTGGGGAAGCGGGAGCCGTCGCTGAGGACCGCGACGCGGTTCTCGCAGGTGTCGAGGCGGGTTTCGAGACGGACGTCGATGTTGCGGCCGCGCAGCTCGCCGATGGCGTACGTGCCCATGGCCTCGCCTACCTCGGGGAGGATGCGCCCGGAGGCCTCGACGAGAATCCATTTCAGGTCGGCCGGCTTGATGTTGTGGTAGTACCGCGCGGTGTACCGGGCCATGTCCTCCAGCTCGGCCAGCGCCTCCACGCCCGCGTAGCCGCCGCCGACGAAGACGAAGGTCAGGGCGGCGTCGCGGATCGCGGGGTCACGGGTGGCGGAGGCAATGTCCATCTGTTCGATGACGTGGTTGCGCAGCCCGATGGCCTCCTCGACGGTCTTGAAACCGATGCCGAATGCGGCCAGGCCGGGAATGGGCAGGGTGCGCGATACGGACCCGGGGGCGATGACGACCTCGTCGTACGCGATCTCCTGGGTCCCGGTGCCGTCCTCGGCGGTGGCGAGGGTGGCGACCGTCGCGGTCCGCTCGGCGTGGTCGAGCCGCCGGACCTCGCCGATGACGATCCGGCAGTCGTTCAGGACGCGGCGCAGCGGCACGACGACGTGGCGCGGCGAGATCGAGCCGGCGGCCGCTTCGGGGAGGAAGGGCTGGTACGTCATGTACGGCTCGGGCGTGACGACCACGATCTCGGCGTCGCCGCTTCTCAGTCTCCGCTTCAACTTCCGCTGGAGACGCAGCGCTGTGTACATCCCGACGTAGCCGCCGCCGACGACGAGAATGCGTACACCTGGCCGGGTGCCGGGGGCCGTCCCCCGGGAATCTGGAGCCATCACCACCCCATGACGCAACGGAGTCAGTGGTTTGTCCACAGGCCCGGCAAATTGTGTGACCGGAGTGCTCTCAGCGGCGCCCGGTGCCCGTGCGCGGCGCGGGACCGCAGCCGCGCAGGTCAGGCGCTACGCAGGGGGTGGCCGAGAGGGCGTTCTCCCTGCGTGCACCGGAGCTTGGCCCGTCCGGGGGCCGCCTCATGCGGAACAACCCCCTTCTGAATTGACGCGGGCTCAACTATGTTCGTTACCCGTCGGGGTGCGGGTGCGGATTCGTTGTGCTCCGCTCCTCGTCCGAAACGGCGGGAAGTCTCCGGGGGGAGACGTCATAACCGGGGGAAGTTATGCACATTCAGGATATGCATGGCCAGGCTGCGCTCTCGCGCCCGTCCGAGGACCAGGGACGCCTCGGCTCCGTGGGTGCGCTCGGGGTCATGAGCTCGGCCGACGCCGTTCGTTCCGCGGCCGCTGTGAGCGCCGCCGCGTTGAGTTCGTCGATCGCCGGGCAGGGTCCGAACGGGGCGGCGGGTGGAGCGCACGCTCCTCGCTCGGCTCCGTTGCGGGTCGACGCTCAACGGAATCTGGAGCATGTGCTGCGGGCGGCGCGCGAGGTGTTCGGGGAGCTCGGTTACGGCGCTCCGATGGAGGACGTGGCACGTCGCGCGCGCGTCGGTGTGGGCACGGTCTACCGGCGCTTCCCGTCCAAGGACGTGCTGGTGCGACGGATAGCCGAGGAGGAGACCTCCCGGCTGACCGAGCAGGCGCGTACGGCGCTGGGGCAGGAGGAGAAGCCCTGGGCGGCTCTCTCGCGCTTCCTGCGTACGTCGGTGGCGTCGGGCGCGGGCAGGCTGCTGCCGCCGCAGGTGCTGAGGGTCGGGGCGGACGCGGAGGAGCCGGGCGGCCCGGCGGCTCCGGGCGCGGGCGACGAGACCCGTGTTCCGCAGCAGCGGCAGGGTGTGGGGCAGGACGACGTCCGGGTCGTCGGCCCGCGCTCCGGCGGGGCCGACGGGCTGGACGGGCTCGGTGAGGACACCGGCGCGGGCGAGCTGCTGGAGGTCGTGGGGCGGCTGGTGGACCGGGCGCGGGAGTCCGGCGAGCTGCGCCGGGACGTGACGGTCGCGGATGTGCTGCTGGTGATCGCCACGGCGGCTCCTTCGCTGCCGGACGCCGCTCAGCAGGCCGCGGCCTCGGCCCGGTTGCTGGACATCCTCCTGGAGGGTCTGCGGTCGCGCCCCGCGTGACGCCCCCCGGGGCGAGGCCGTGATCGGCGGGACGGCCGGGGCGGGGGCGGCCATGCTGCCGCGCCGCGCCTGCCGTCCGTCGTCGTGTGCCGGCGGCCCGTGTGCGCGTGGCCTTGCGCCTGCCGTCCCGCACCTGGTGCTTCCGTGGCGTGACCCGCCCGCCTCCGTCCGGGTCCCTCCGTTGTCATCCGCCCCGCCGGACGTGCCGGCCGGGGCGGGTCGTCGGCCTCGGCGGTCGGGCCTGGAGAGCAGGGGGCCGACCGGGGGCCGAACAGCAAAGACCCATTCCCCGAACGAGGGATGTCTAGTACTCCCGTACCAGAAAACGCCCCGGATGAGTGGTTGGCAGGACCGAGGGGCCAAGGGGATTGAGCCATGTGGCAGTCTTGGCCGGTATTCGGGTCCGAGCGTGTTACGGGGGCTTCCGCGATGAGCGGTAACGAGCAGCAGGAGGAGCCGCTCGACGAGATCGCTGCGGCCGGCAAGGACACGAAGGCCGCCGGGCGACCCGCCGGGCACGTGCCGGTCCAGGCCGTACGCGGTCCGTCGGACGGTGAGACCGGGGGCGGCACCGTCCTGCCCGGCCCGTGGCCCGCCGTCGCCGAGGAGGACGTTCCCGCAGGAGCCGCCGGGACGGGGGCCGGCCCGCACGCGGTTCCGCAGCAGCGCGCCGGCCGCAGCGGGGCTCCCGAGTCCGGGCTCTCCGACGCCCGGCTGATCGAGGACATGCGGGCCGGCGACGACCAGGCGTACGAGGAGCTGTTCCGGCGCCATTCGGCCGCCGTCCTCCGCTACGCCCGCAGCTGCTGCCGGGACGGGCACACGGCCGACGACCTGACGGCTGAGGTGTTCGCGCGCACGCTCCAGGCCGTACGGGGCGGAAAGGGGCCCACGGAAGCGGTCCGGGCCTATCTGATGACCGCCGTCCGCCATGTCGCGGCCGCCTGGACGAAGAGCGCCAAGCGCGAGCATCTGGTCGACGACTTCGCGGTGTTCGCCGCACAGGCCACCCGCTCCTCCGAGCTCTCCGACGACGACACCCTCGAACTCGGCGCCGACGTCCTGGCGATGCACGAGGCCGAGCAGACGATGGCGATGCAGGCGTTCCGGAGCCTCCCGGAGCGCTGGCAGGCGGTCCTGTGGCACACCACGGTGGAGGAGGAGTCCCCGAGCGAGATCGCCCCGCTGTTCGGGCTCACCGCCAACGCCACCGCCGTCCTGGCCAGCCGGGCCCGCGAAGGGCTCAAGCAGGCGTATCTCCAGGCCCACGTCAGCCAGGCGCTCAGCACCGGCGGAGACTGCGCGCAGTACGCCGACCGGCTCGGCGCGCACGCCCGCGGCGGGCTGCGCACCCGCGCCGAACGCGGCCTGCGCAAGCACCTCGACGAGTGCGCGAAGTGCCGGGTGGCCGCAGGCGAGCTGGAGCAGGTGAACGCCGGGATTCCGGCGCTGCTGCCTGTCGCGGTCATCGGGTGGTTCGCCGCCGGATACGCGCTCAAGGCCGCGGGTGTCGTGGCCGGCGGCGCGGTCGGGGCGGCGGGGGCGGGTGCCGCAGCGGCGGCCACCGGGCCCGGTGGCTCGGCCGGGGCCGCCGGGGGCGCGGCGGCCTCCGAAGGACTCGGCGCGCCCGCCAAGGCCGGGATCGCCGCAGCCGTGACGGTGGCCGCCGCTGCCGGGCTGGTGTGGGCGCTGGTCGGCGACGACCAGCCGAAGCCGGAGCCCAAGCCGGTCGCGAAGCCGCCCGCCGTGGCGCCGGCGGACCCCACTCCGAAGCCCGCGCCGCCGTCCCCCGAGCCGACGCCCGAACCGCCGGCCGCCGTGCCGCCCGCGTCTCCGGAGCCGTCCCCGTCCGAGCCGGCCCCCGAGCCGACGCCGAGCCCCACGCCCTCCCCCGAGCCGCCGCCGGAGCCCTCGCCGAGCCCGCCGCCGGAGCCCTCGCCGACGCCGACCCCGCCGGAGCCCGCACCACCGCCGCCCGCGCCGGAGGTGTACCAGGTCAGCGAGTTGTCGTACTCCTTCCTCGGCGACCGCAGCGAGCCGGAGGTGGTGATGGGGCAGAGCAGTTGGA
Proteins encoded in this window:
- a CDS encoding MFS transporter, which encodes MGAALRRIQLGSALSAFGLGFTVPYLYVYVAQVRDLGAGTAGVVLAVFAMAALAVLPFTGRAIDRRGPLPVLLVASGLASVGAAALGFASSVPAAVPAAAILGAGTAVMQPALATMLVWCSSAATRTRAFAMQFFLQNLGLGLGGLVGGQLVDVSRPASFTLLFLIEAAMFVVLGVTVTTVRMPRPAALGGVRPTDASAAKGGGLRALLAHRAMVQLCVLGFVLFFACYGQFESGLAAYGTEAAGIDPSTLGFALAANTAVIVVAQFVVLRLVERRRRTRVIAAVGLIWAFAWIVAGYAGLGHGSRTMATAAFISTYALFGLGEAMLSPTVAPLVADLAPESMVGQYNSAFALCKQLALAVGPAVGGPMGASLHGPYIVTFVLFSLGITVLALRLGRRLTPVQDQPSLAHVPSRVVAVSLPEGGEVVGNAPAPAAAASAPAGH
- a CDS encoding MarR family winged helix-turn-helix transcriptional regulator, coding for MSESTEEPAVGEPSLDEQIAAYQREFRDLDPQVEQVVSALGRLNRRMNVAYGRQLAALGISNAEWEVLKTLVLSGTPYRLGPGELAKRLGLTPAAMTHRIDRMAGEGLVTRDRDENNRVRVIVELTDEGRTKWLEAMRMATDFEEDLLQDLSGDERGVLGELLVRLLRRVEHAQPDAGGRLTDLD
- a CDS encoding SpoIIE family protein phosphatase, translating into MNFTRWSARLPGTQRRAAAARDDRSPVPAARAESARPDGSPAPPDDASPAPGDHAAPEAVPGPALDDLSACEILGRLPAPVALLHGPDHRIAYVNDAYATAFGPRPSGVPAAAAMPELAQLSVLPLLDQVLRSGTARTVKSRRTPGGGSYTVTCTPVAGEKGVLVYAADVTDHAEAAERLRTSERRHRETAVTLQRSLLPQELEQPDDLRIAATYQPGGTDAAVGGDWYDVITLGAGRTALVIGDVMGRGVRAAAVMGQLRTAVRAYARLDLPPHEVIQLLDVLAAEIDASQIATCVYAVHDPNEEQLVYASAGHLPILVSDEDGTVHRAADPTGPPLGTGGWVHTSGTIALPPGSTAVLYTDGLVERRSEDIDEGVAALARALSGAKGSPQVVCDRLIRSLGVTAEHDDDVAVLVVQHPARTGAHAELFHNAALDLLGGIEAAPRARAFATGVLTSWRFPVELRDLGVLATSELVANSLQHGTPPMRLGLRRTDRRLIIEVTDGDDHLPRRRQAEPADEAGRGISIIASIATSWGSRRTPGGGKAVWCEFALPQ
- a CDS encoding sigma-70 family RNA polymerase sigma factor; translation: MSGNEQQEEPLDEIAAAGKDTKAAGRPAGHVPVQAVRGPSDGETGGGTVLPGPWPAVAEEDVPAGAAGTGAGPHAVPQQRAGRSGAPESGLSDARLIEDMRAGDDQAYEELFRRHSAAVLRYARSCCRDGHTADDLTAEVFARTLQAVRGGKGPTEAVRAYLMTAVRHVAAAWTKSAKREHLVDDFAVFAAQATRSSELSDDDTLELGADVLAMHEAEQTMAMQAFRSLPERWQAVLWHTTVEEESPSEIAPLFGLTANATAVLASRAREGLKQAYLQAHVSQALSTGGDCAQYADRLGAHARGGLRTRAERGLRKHLDECAKCRVAAGELEQVNAGIPALLPVAVIGWFAAGYALKAAGVVAGGAVGAAGAGAAAAATGPGGSAGAAGGAAASEGLGAPAKAGIAAAVTVAAAAGLVWALVGDDQPKPEPKPVAKPPAVAPADPTPKPAPPSPEPTPEPPAAVPPASPEPSPSEPAPEPTPSPTPSPEPPPEPSPSPPPEPSPTPTPPEPAPPPPAPEVYQVSELSYSFLGDRSEPEVVMGQSSWIWQRSDVSIASTRYAHGVTVHGRSSVTIRLNRTCTRYEAMVGVDDLTMGLGAVRFSVFDGDGARLWRSPVMAGGDPAVPVSVDISGQSSIRLVVEPEGTFGQVALADWAESRISCS
- a CDS encoding TetR/AcrR family transcriptional regulator — protein: MHIQDMHGQAALSRPSEDQGRLGSVGALGVMSSADAVRSAAAVSAAALSSSIAGQGPNGAAGGAHAPRSAPLRVDAQRNLEHVLRAAREVFGELGYGAPMEDVARRARVGVGTVYRRFPSKDVLVRRIAEEETSRLTEQARTALGQEEKPWAALSRFLRTSVASGAGRLLPPQVLRVGADAEEPGGPAAPGAGDETRVPQQRQGVGQDDVRVVGPRSGGADGLDGLGEDTGAGELLEVVGRLVDRARESGELRRDVTVADVLLVIATAAPSLPDAAQQAAASARLLDILLEGLRSRPA
- a CDS encoding NAD(P)/FAD-dependent oxidoreductase, encoding MAPDSRGTAPGTRPGVRILVVGGGYVGMYTALRLQRKLKRRLRSGDAEIVVVTPEPYMTYQPFLPEAAAGSISPRHVVVPLRRVLNDCRIVIGEVRRLDHAERTATVATLATAEDGTGTQEIAYDEVVIAPGSVSRTLPIPGLAAFGIGFKTVEEAIGLRNHVIEQMDIASATRDPAIRDAALTFVFVGGGYAGVEALAELEDMARYTARYYHNIKPADLKWILVEASGRILPEVGEAMGTYAIGELRGRNIDVRLETRLDTCENRVAVLSDGSRFPTRTLVWTAGVRPAPLLAATGLPLTERGRLRCTASLGVEGTPHAWAAGDAAAVPDLTASEPGRETAPNAQHAVRQAKVLADNVLASIDGRPLEEYRHAYAGSVASLGLHKGVAHVYGRKLKGYPAWLMHRVYHLSRVPTFNRKARVLAEWTLSGLFKREIVSLGSLEHPRAEFALAAGGSVTPEIPRPGRPGDGEEPPEHRRTGG